A window of the Cystobacter fuscus genome harbors these coding sequences:
- a CDS encoding PAS domain S-box protein → MTTSHHRDSLHQLDQALARLVPAASVLAVLVASLDLLGWALGSRFLVRIVPLPEAGIMMPNTAIGFVLSGTALWLLHEEEANRRRRRTGQALALVVMLLGGLTLSEYIFGVDLGIDHLFFSETVKHLAPALPGRPSSMSALSFCLMGLALLVLHVRTRRGWLPTRLLSLAVTLLSAQSLIGYLYLEESLFESERLISTVPPYTPMAVHTALLFLLLSLGILSVHREHGLTGVLLRDDLGGIMARRLLPAAILTPLLVGGVRLLGERLGLYGTTFGVSVFVLITMASFLLVVVRNANALSRLEVQHRNMEQSLRLSEARFAGIVSNAADAIISIDEEQKITLFNTGAERIFGYSTSEALGRPLDLLLPEQFQARHKQYIREFAATGRTARQMGERLPILGRRKSGEEFPAEATISRLELDGTRLLTVILRDITVRKRAEEGLRNSEERFRTAFEDAPIGMALVGLDGLFLNVNGSLCEIVGYSQKELLTKTFQDITWPEDLELDLANARRMRQGELSSYQLEKRYIHKDGHLVTILRTGSLVRDSQGRPLYYIAQIQDISERKQLERAWRFLAEAGPRLAASLEPQTTLATVAGLTVPSLADWCVIDLLGEDGRVQWVESRAASPEKSRVLREMLTAYPHEPLRQGHIVADVLRTGQPALLPQIPEAVLEATAEDARHQELLHRLEPRSGIVVPLVARGRILGAVILTASESGRRYGARDLALAEELARRAALAIDNARLHEKSEQATRTRDEVLRIVAHDLRTPLNVIALNAGKLLKCPPEKRATDTKPLESIRKAVDRATRLIQDLLDVARMEAGRLSVDREPEQTAPLVKEAAELHRTLVEEKCIQLTVTVPEDAPSVFADRDRVLQILSNLLGNALKFTPMGGQITLRAEPTGSMVRFSVRDTGSGIAEEDLPHLFEPFWQAPAGRKQGAGLGLAIVKGLVDAHGGHIWVESNPGVGSTFFFTLPTASPAEEHPTHHA, encoded by the coding sequence ATGACGACGTCGCATCATCGCGATTCTCTCCATCAGCTCGACCAGGCGCTCGCGCGGTTGGTGCCAGCCGCGAGCGTCCTCGCTGTTCTGGTGGCATCTCTCGATCTGCTCGGCTGGGCTCTGGGCAGCAGGTTCCTCGTCCGGATCGTCCCCCTGCCGGAGGCGGGAATCATGATGCCGAACACCGCGATCGGCTTCGTCCTGAGTGGCACCGCGCTCTGGCTGCTCCACGAAGAAGAGGCGAACCGGCGACGGCGCAGGACAGGTCAGGCCCTGGCGCTCGTGGTCATGCTGTTGGGAGGACTGACCCTCTCCGAGTACATCTTCGGAGTCGACCTCGGAATCGACCACCTGTTCTTCAGCGAGACCGTCAAGCACCTGGCCCCTGCTCTCCCGGGACGGCCTTCGTCCATGAGCGCGCTGAGCTTCTGTCTCATGGGGCTGGCTCTCCTGGTGCTACATGTCAGGACCCGCCGGGGGTGGCTTCCCACCCGGCTCCTGAGCCTGGCCGTCACGCTCCTCTCCGCTCAGAGCCTCATCGGGTACCTCTACCTGGAGGAGAGTCTGTTCGAATCCGAGCGGCTCATTTCCACCGTGCCGCCCTACACCCCCATGGCGGTTCACACGGCGCTCCTCTTCCTGCTGTTGTCGCTCGGCATCCTGTCCGTTCATCGCGAGCATGGACTGACAGGAGTGCTCCTCCGAGACGACCTGGGGGGCATCATGGCCCGCCGGCTTCTCCCAGCCGCCATCCTCACCCCCCTGCTGGTGGGCGGAGTCCGGCTCCTGGGTGAGCGGCTGGGGCTCTACGGGACCACCTTCGGAGTCTCTGTCTTCGTGCTCATCACGATGGCGTCCTTCCTGCTCGTGGTCGTGCGGAATGCGAACGCCCTCTCCCGGCTGGAAGTGCAGCACCGGAACATGGAGCAGTCGCTCCGGTTATCGGAGGCCCGCTTCGCCGGCATCGTCTCCAATGCGGCCGATGCCATCATCTCGATCGACGAGGAGCAGAAAATCACCCTCTTCAACACGGGGGCGGAACGTATCTTCGGCTACTCCACGAGCGAAGCCCTGGGGCGGCCCCTGGACCTGCTCCTCCCCGAGCAGTTCCAGGCCCGCCACAAGCAGTACATCCGGGAGTTCGCGGCCACCGGGAGGACCGCCCGTCAGATGGGTGAGCGGCTGCCCATCCTCGGGCGGCGCAAGAGTGGCGAGGAGTTCCCCGCGGAAGCCACCATTTCGAGGTTGGAGTTGGACGGGACGAGGCTCCTCACCGTCATATTGCGCGACATCACCGTGCGCAAGCGCGCGGAGGAAGGGCTCCGCAACAGTGAGGAGCGCTTCCGGACTGCCTTCGAGGATGCTCCGATCGGCATGGCCCTGGTCGGCCTGGACGGGCTGTTCCTGAACGTGAATGGCTCACTGTGCGAGATCGTCGGCTACTCGCAGAAGGAGCTCCTCACCAAGACGTTCCAGGACATCACCTGGCCCGAAGATCTGGAGCTGGACCTGGCGAACGCGCGGCGCATGCGCCAAGGAGAACTCAGCTCCTACCAATTGGAGAAGCGCTACATCCACAAGGATGGCCACCTCGTGACCATCCTGCGGACGGGCTCGCTGGTGCGCGACTCCCAGGGGAGGCCGCTCTACTACATCGCGCAGATCCAGGACATCTCCGAGCGCAAGCAGCTCGAGCGGGCATGGCGCTTCCTGGCCGAGGCGGGCCCACGGCTCGCGGCTTCGCTCGAGCCCCAGACCACCCTCGCCACCGTCGCGGGGTTGACCGTTCCATCGCTGGCGGACTGGTGTGTGATCGACCTCCTCGGTGAGGACGGGCGGGTGCAGTGGGTGGAAAGCAGGGCGGCCTCTCCAGAGAAGTCACGGGTCCTGCGCGAGATGCTCACCGCCTATCCCCATGAGCCATTGCGCCAGGGACACATTGTCGCCGATGTCCTCCGGACAGGACAGCCGGCGCTCCTCCCGCAGATCCCCGAAGCGGTGCTCGAGGCGACGGCGGAGGACGCGCGTCACCAGGAACTGCTCCACCGCCTCGAGCCCCGCTCGGGCATCGTCGTGCCCCTCGTCGCTCGCGGACGCATCCTGGGCGCGGTCATCCTCACGGCGTCTGAATCCGGGCGCCGCTACGGTGCCCGAGACCTCGCCCTGGCCGAAGAGCTGGCCCGCCGCGCCGCGCTCGCCATCGACAATGCCCGCCTCCACGAGAAGTCCGAACAGGCGACACGCACGCGCGACGAGGTCCTCCGGATCGTCGCTCACGACCTTCGCACCCCCCTGAATGTCATCGCACTGAACGCCGGGAAGCTCCTGAAGTGTCCGCCAGAGAAGAGAGCCACCGACACGAAGCCGCTGGAATCCATACGGAAGGCGGTCGACCGGGCAACCCGACTCATCCAGGACTTGCTGGACGTCGCCCGGATGGAGGCCGGCCGTCTCTCGGTGGACCGCGAACCGGAGCAGACCGCTCCACTCGTCAAGGAGGCCGCCGAGCTGCATCGCACGCTCGTAGAGGAGAAGTGCATCCAGCTCACGGTCACTGTCCCGGAGGACGCTCCAAGTGTCTTCGCCGACCGTGACCGGGTGCTCCAGATCCTCTCGAACCTGCTCGGCAACGCGCTCAAGTTCACGCCCATGGGTGGGCAGATCACGCTTCGGGCCGAGCCGACGGGGAGCATGGTGCGGTTCTCGGTGCGCGACACGGGGTCTGGGATTGCCGAGGAGGATCTGCCCCACCTCTTCGAACCCTTCTGGCAGGCCCCCGCGGGAAGGAAGCAAGGGGCTGGCCTGGGCCTCGCCATCGTGAAGGGGCTCGTTGACGCCCATGGTGGGCACATCTGGGTCGAGAGCAACCCTGGAGTAGGGAGTACCTTCTTCTTCACGCTCCCTACCGCGAGTCCGGCCGAGGAACATCCCACACATCACGCGTGA
- a CDS encoding bifunctional acetyl-CoA hydrolase/transferase family protein/GNAT family N-acetyltransferase, whose product MDPRDWQVRYADKVSTAEEAIRLIPPGRRILIGSGAAEPMTLVQAMVEKGEHLFDNEVVHLLTLGPAPYVEPEHRYRFRHIAFFIGANTRQAVQEGRADFMPVFLSEIPELIRSHRVRVDVALLQVSPPDGHGYVSLGVSVDVVRSAVEAAPLLIAEVNPRMPRTHGDSFVHVSRLHRLVPVDQPLLERPLEPQDEVSREIGGHIARLIPDGATLQLGIGGIPDAVLAQLTHHADLGLHTEMLSDGVMHLVDAGVITGRAKTLLPGKLVTSFIMGTQRLYEWAHDNPAIEMRPSDFTNEPGVIAQNERMVAINGALAVDLTGQVAADTLGGCFFSGIGGQVDFIRGAARSRGGRPIIALPSTAKGGTMSRIQVALEGGTGVVTSRGDVHYVVTEYGVADLWGKDIRERAKALIHIAHPDFRAELMAAAKARHWVLPDQVVPRARYPWTEERVERILSGQELLIRPARITDERAMQELLYGLSDDSTYRRFMGFKKWHPHEEVQQLVNPDFEQNMALVAWVPGTDELVGVVRYDVVPSTGLGDVAFVVRDDWQGKGVGTALMKRIREAAQARGLPGFQADVLVVNKPMLDVFHESGLTVQARLEDGCYHLELLFPGGEASRHAARPTGAVHT is encoded by the coding sequence ATGGACCCGCGGGACTGGCAGGTGCGGTACGCGGACAAGGTGTCGACGGCGGAGGAGGCCATCCGCTTGATTCCCCCGGGGCGGCGCATCCTCATCGGCTCGGGAGCGGCCGAGCCCATGACCCTGGTCCAGGCCATGGTGGAGAAGGGCGAGCACCTGTTCGACAACGAGGTGGTGCACCTGCTGACGCTGGGCCCGGCGCCCTACGTGGAGCCCGAGCATCGCTACCGCTTCCGGCACATCGCCTTCTTCATTGGCGCCAACACGCGCCAGGCGGTGCAGGAGGGCCGGGCGGACTTCATGCCCGTGTTCCTCTCGGAGATTCCCGAGCTCATCCGCAGCCATCGCGTCCGGGTGGACGTGGCCCTGCTCCAGGTGAGCCCGCCGGATGGGCACGGGTACGTGAGCCTGGGGGTGTCGGTGGACGTGGTGCGCTCGGCGGTGGAGGCGGCCCCGCTGCTCATCGCCGAGGTCAACCCGCGCATGCCCCGCACGCATGGGGACTCGTTCGTCCACGTGAGCCGCCTGCACCGCCTGGTACCGGTGGATCAGCCACTCCTGGAGCGCCCCCTCGAGCCCCAGGACGAGGTGTCCCGGGAGATTGGCGGCCACATCGCGCGCCTGATTCCCGATGGGGCCACGCTGCAACTGGGAATCGGCGGCATTCCGGACGCGGTCCTGGCGCAGCTCACGCACCACGCGGACCTCGGGCTGCACACGGAGATGCTGTCCGACGGGGTGATGCACCTGGTGGATGCGGGCGTCATCACCGGGCGCGCGAAGACGCTGCTGCCGGGCAAGCTGGTGACGTCCTTCATCATGGGTACCCAGCGGCTGTACGAGTGGGCGCACGACAACCCGGCCATCGAGATGCGGCCGAGTGACTTCACCAACGAGCCGGGAGTGATTGCCCAGAACGAGCGGATGGTGGCCATCAACGGGGCCCTGGCGGTGGACCTCACCGGGCAGGTGGCGGCGGACACGCTGGGCGGGTGTTTCTTCTCGGGCATTGGCGGGCAGGTGGACTTCATCCGGGGCGCGGCGCGCAGCCGGGGAGGCCGGCCCATCATCGCGCTGCCCTCGACGGCGAAGGGCGGCACGATGAGCCGCATCCAGGTGGCGCTGGAGGGGGGCACTGGCGTGGTGACGAGCCGGGGGGACGTGCATTACGTGGTGACGGAGTACGGGGTGGCGGACTTGTGGGGCAAGGACATCCGCGAGCGCGCCAAGGCGCTCATCCACATCGCCCACCCGGACTTCCGCGCGGAGTTGATGGCGGCGGCCAAGGCGCGGCACTGGGTGCTGCCGGATCAGGTGGTTCCGCGAGCCCGCTACCCGTGGACGGAGGAGCGGGTGGAGCGCATCCTCTCCGGGCAGGAGCTGCTCATCCGCCCCGCGCGCATCACCGACGAGCGGGCGATGCAGGAGCTGTTGTACGGGCTGAGCGACGACAGCACGTACCGGCGCTTCATGGGCTTCAAGAAGTGGCACCCGCACGAGGAGGTGCAGCAGCTCGTCAACCCGGACTTCGAGCAGAACATGGCCCTGGTGGCGTGGGTGCCGGGGACGGACGAGCTGGTGGGCGTGGTGCGCTACGACGTGGTGCCCTCGACGGGGCTGGGAGACGTGGCCTTCGTGGTGCGCGACGACTGGCAGGGCAAGGGGGTGGGCACGGCGCTGATGAAGCGCATCCGCGAGGCCGCCCAGGCCCGGGGCCTTCCGGGCTTCCAGGCCGACGTGCTGGTGGTGAACAAGCCCATGCTCGACGTCTTCCACGAGAGCGGGCTCACCGTGCAGGCCCGCCTGGAGGACGGCTGCTACCACCTGGAGCTGCTCTTTCCCGGGGGCGAGGCCTCTCGCCATGCGGCCCGACCCACGGGCGCCGTCCACACCTGA
- a CDS encoding potassium transporter Kup — protein sequence MSASPPSLSSVPSVPSVPGAPDSNKRLAALAMAALGIVYGDIGTSPLYALRECFTGEHGVAPTHDNVLGVLSLIFWALIMVVSVKYLVFVMRADNRGEGGILALMALAMQRKRGEEVKVRPVVITFGLFGAALLYGDGLITPAISVLSAVEGLSVATPMFEAYIRPLTILILMGLFLIQRHGTAGIGAIFGPFMLLWFLTLAVLGVKEMVTYPAVLGALSPLHGVNFFLANKGHGFLALGGVFLVVTGGEALYADMGHFGAKPIKLAWFGVVLPSLMLNYMGQGALLLRDPNAARNPFFLLAPDWALYPLVALSTGAAVIAAQALISGAFSITQQAIQLGYSPRLEVVHTSAEERGQIYLPGINLALLVGVILTVLGFKSSTNLAAAYGIAVSTAMSITTVLAYVVARERWNVSRAVALPVAGLFAIMDLSFFSANAVKIAAGGWFPLLLALAVFTLMTTWKRGRDILAQRLRSSSIPLTQLLESFGDHPPVRVSGTAIFMTGNPEGTPPALLHNLKHNKVLHEQVMLLTIASEEVPHVPPEDRVEVIRLEAGFVRVISRHGFMENPSIPEILKRAREKGLQFNLMGTSFFLGRETLIPSKKPGMAMWREALFAWMSRNARSATSYFRIPPNRVVELGAQVEL from the coding sequence ATGAGTGCATCACCTCCCTCCTTGTCCTCCGTGCCCTCCGTGCCCTCCGTTCCGGGTGCTCCGGACTCAAACAAACGCCTCGCCGCGCTGGCGATGGCGGCGTTGGGCATCGTCTACGGAGACATCGGGACGAGCCCGCTCTACGCGCTGCGCGAGTGCTTCACGGGTGAGCACGGCGTGGCGCCGACGCATGACAACGTGCTCGGGGTGCTGTCGCTCATCTTCTGGGCGCTCATCATGGTGGTGTCGGTGAAGTACCTGGTGTTCGTGATGAGGGCGGACAACCGGGGCGAGGGCGGCATCCTGGCGCTCATGGCGCTGGCGATGCAGCGCAAGCGGGGCGAGGAGGTGAAGGTGCGGCCGGTGGTCATCACCTTCGGCCTGTTCGGCGCCGCGCTCCTCTATGGAGATGGGCTCATCACACCGGCCATCTCCGTGCTCAGCGCGGTGGAGGGCCTGAGCGTGGCCACGCCCATGTTCGAGGCCTACATCCGTCCCCTGACGATCCTCATCCTGATGGGCCTGTTCCTCATCCAGCGGCATGGCACGGCCGGCATCGGCGCCATCTTCGGGCCCTTCATGCTCCTGTGGTTCCTCACGCTGGCGGTGCTGGGCGTGAAGGAGATGGTGACGTATCCGGCCGTGTTGGGGGCGCTGTCGCCCCTGCATGGGGTGAACTTCTTCCTGGCCAACAAGGGGCACGGCTTCCTGGCGCTCGGCGGGGTGTTCCTGGTGGTGACGGGTGGCGAGGCGCTCTACGCGGACATGGGCCACTTCGGCGCGAAGCCCATCAAGTTGGCCTGGTTCGGGGTGGTGCTCCCGTCGCTGATGCTCAACTACATGGGGCAGGGCGCGCTGCTCCTGCGCGATCCCAACGCCGCGCGCAACCCCTTCTTCCTCCTGGCGCCGGACTGGGCGCTCTACCCGCTGGTGGCCCTGTCCACGGGCGCGGCGGTGATCGCCGCGCAGGCGCTCATCTCCGGGGCGTTCTCCATCACCCAGCAGGCCATCCAGCTCGGTTACAGCCCGCGCCTGGAGGTGGTGCACACGTCCGCGGAGGAGCGGGGGCAGATCTACCTGCCGGGCATCAACCTGGCGCTGCTCGTGGGCGTCATCCTGACGGTGCTCGGCTTCAAGTCCTCCACGAACCTGGCGGCGGCCTACGGCATCGCGGTGTCGACGGCCATGAGCATCACCACGGTGCTCGCGTACGTGGTGGCGCGCGAGCGCTGGAACGTGTCGCGCGCGGTGGCGCTGCCGGTGGCGGGCCTCTTCGCCATCATGGACCTGTCCTTCTTCAGCGCCAACGCGGTGAAGATCGCCGCGGGCGGCTGGTTCCCGTTGCTGCTCGCCCTGGCGGTGTTCACGCTGATGACGACGTGGAAGCGGGGGCGCGACATCCTGGCCCAGCGGCTGCGCTCGAGCAGCATCCCGCTCACCCAGCTCCTGGAGAGCTTCGGCGACCACCCGCCCGTGCGCGTGTCGGGCACGGCCATCTTCATGACGGGCAACCCCGAGGGCACGCCGCCCGCGCTCCTGCACAACCTCAAGCACAACAAGGTACTGCACGAACAGGTGATGCTCCTGACCATCGCCTCCGAGGAGGTGCCGCACGTGCCCCCGGAGGACCGCGTGGAGGTCATCCGCCTGGAGGCGGGGTTCGTGCGGGTGATTTCGCGTCACGGCTTCATGGAGAACCCGAGCATCCCGGAGATCCTCAAGCGGGCGCGCGAGAAGGGGTTGCAGTTCAACCTGATGGGCACGTCCTTCTTCCTCGGGCGCGAGACGCTCATTCCGAGCAAGAAGCCCGGCATGGCCATGTGGCGCGAGGCGTTGTTCGCGTGGATGAGCCGCAACGCGCGCAGCGCGACGTCCTACTTCCGCATTCCCCCCAACCGCGTGGTGGAGCTGGGCGCGCAGGTGGAGCTGTAG
- a CDS encoding HYR domain-containing protein, whose amino-acid sequence MSYSWEDEPLVPPRSGPTPPGGLPSTGNPSTPQPAPPTPGKTPALGGFVVVTGDDADDLWHCEGSLCGGLFPSLFREALSRSRTGGQGILAIGVNGEQALTAFESWNDPAQGGPGALVTHVRSTEDISRVDFSRYAFVYLPSAQQHTLGGLTARQIGALNERQPDLSRFVNERGGSLIALTQAGVTGGWGFLPLPLTTRDTEFDFAQPTQELTAFAPSLTSAELSHKSFHNVFTGPSGYSGLRVLAVNDEVYHPDKGLPVMLGGSAIVLTAEDCADGRDNDGDGAVDGEDPDCQVCGNGRVDPGEACDDGNTVGGDGCGASCQNENHAPEVTCRDATVCTDPGLCVATSPTGLATATDADGDEISWDTHPLGPYAPGVHGLCVTASDGRKIDSCWSNVTVRDCEAPRFTCPADFTVECSAEGSAPVSPPEVGATDNCGVARVTRPEGGTLPLGTHELVYTATDSAGNTATCAPKVTVVDSRPPSVACPAPITTECTGRNSAWVTPGAAHATDSCTEAALSGPEADFYPLGVNTVRYTARDGSGNEASCTSTIQVVDQTPPTVDVTPPEPLWPVDQKYRTLRLEDCITVYDRCSGGLTQTGATGGITCVSSDEPKGSEPDVVFVDATTVKVRVDREAEGDGRVYSLHFEVRDAAGNVTRGLCPVGVPLERGGAPVHDSGEQWRTCRSEGGAPAWKPLVSKAR is encoded by the coding sequence GTGAGTTACAGCTGGGAGGACGAGCCGCTCGTGCCGCCCCGGAGTGGCCCCACCCCGCCGGGTGGTCTGCCGTCCACCGGCAACCCCTCCACGCCCCAGCCCGCTCCCCCCACGCCCGGCAAGACGCCCGCGCTGGGGGGCTTCGTCGTGGTCACCGGCGATGACGCCGATGACCTGTGGCACTGCGAGGGCTCGCTGTGTGGTGGGCTCTTCCCCTCGCTCTTCCGCGAGGCGCTCTCCCGCTCGCGCACGGGAGGCCAGGGCATCCTCGCCATCGGTGTGAACGGCGAGCAGGCCCTGACGGCCTTCGAGAGCTGGAATGATCCGGCCCAGGGCGGCCCGGGTGCTCTCGTCACCCACGTGCGCTCCACCGAGGACATCTCGCGGGTGGACTTCTCCCGCTACGCCTTCGTCTACCTGCCGTCGGCGCAGCAGCACACGCTCGGGGGACTCACCGCCAGGCAGATCGGCGCCCTCAACGAGCGCCAGCCGGACCTGTCGCGCTTCGTCAACGAGCGGGGTGGCTCGCTCATCGCGCTCACCCAGGCGGGGGTCACCGGGGGTTGGGGCTTCCTTCCCCTGCCGCTCACCACCCGGGACACCGAGTTCGACTTCGCCCAGCCGACCCAGGAGCTGACCGCTTTCGCGCCCTCGCTGACGAGCGCGGAGCTCAGCCACAAGTCCTTCCACAACGTCTTCACCGGGCCGAGCGGCTACTCGGGCCTGCGCGTGCTCGCCGTCAACGACGAGGTCTACCACCCGGACAAGGGTCTGCCGGTGATGCTCGGGGGCTCGGCCATCGTCCTCACCGCCGAGGACTGCGCGGATGGGCGCGACAACGACGGGGATGGCGCGGTGGACGGCGAGGACCCGGACTGCCAGGTGTGCGGCAATGGTCGGGTGGATCCCGGCGAGGCGTGTGATGACGGCAACACGGTGGGCGGCGATGGGTGCGGCGCCTCGTGCCAGAACGAGAACCACGCGCCCGAGGTCACCTGCCGCGATGCCACGGTGTGCACGGATCCGGGGCTGTGTGTCGCCACGAGCCCCACGGGCCTGGCCACCGCGACGGATGCGGACGGCGACGAGATTTCGTGGGACACGCACCCGCTGGGCCCCTATGCGCCGGGTGTGCATGGCCTGTGCGTCACCGCGTCGGATGGGCGGAAGATCGACTCGTGCTGGTCCAACGTGACGGTGCGCGACTGCGAGGCGCCTCGGTTCACGTGCCCGGCGGACTTCACGGTGGAGTGCTCGGCGGAAGGCAGTGCGCCCGTGTCGCCGCCCGAGGTGGGCGCCACGGACAACTGCGGCGTGGCCCGGGTGACGCGGCCCGAGGGGGGCACGCTGCCGCTGGGCACGCATGAGCTCGTCTACACGGCGACGGACTCGGCCGGCAACACCGCCACGTGCGCGCCCAAGGTCACGGTGGTGGACTCGCGGCCGCCCTCGGTGGCGTGCCCCGCGCCCATCACCACCGAGTGCACCGGCCGCAACTCCGCCTGGGTGACGCCCGGCGCGGCCCACGCCACGGACTCCTGCACCGAGGCCGCGCTGTCCGGCCCCGAGGCGGACTTCTACCCGCTGGGCGTCAACACCGTGCGCTACACGGCGCGGGACGGCTCGGGCAACGAGGCGTCGTGCACCTCCACCATCCAGGTGGTGGATCAGACGCCGCCCACGGTGGACGTGACGCCGCCCGAGCCCCTGTGGCCGGTGGATCAGAAGTACCGCACGCTGCGCCTGGAGGACTGCATCACGGTGTACGACCGGTGCAGCGGTGGGCTCACGCAGACGGGGGCCACGGGCGGCATCACCTGCGTGTCCTCGGACGAGCCGAAGGGGAGCGAGCCGGACGTCGTCTTCGTGGACGCCACGACGGTGAAGGTGCGCGTGGACCGCGAGGCCGAGGGAGATGGCCGTGTGTACTCACTGCACTTCGAGGTGCGGGACGCGGCGGGCAATGTCACCCGGGGGCTGTGCCCGGTGGGCGTGCCGCTGGAGCGCGGCGGGGCGCCCGTGCACGACAGCGGCGAGCAGTGGCGCACGTGCCGGAGCGAGGGCGGTGCGCCCGCATGGAAGCCCCTGGTCTCCAAGGCCCGCTGA
- a CDS encoding metallophosphoesterase translates to MRLFAIGDTHLPSTRNKDMHRFGWTDHPLPLQRAWDEKVRPEDVVLVVGDISWATRPHEVLDDLKWLDERPGRKVLVRGNHDYWWGDSASKLRKLLEPYKTVEGFLHNSSVIIGRWVIAGTRLWTAPEAPPMPGGEMGDESGDAGYVERETRRLMTSIAEAEKKEKESPTPLTRVVAVHFPPIYANEKPTAFLGPIEAYKPKVCVYGHLHAGGIPAGFTGERAGIRYVLASCDAAGFSPLLLDE, encoded by the coding sequence ATGCGTCTCTTCGCCATCGGCGACACCCACCTGCCCTCCACCCGCAACAAGGACATGCACCGCTTCGGGTGGACGGATCACCCCCTGCCCCTGCAACGCGCCTGGGACGAGAAGGTCCGACCCGAGGACGTGGTGCTCGTGGTGGGCGACATCTCGTGGGCCACGCGCCCCCACGAGGTGTTGGACGACCTCAAGTGGCTGGACGAGCGGCCGGGGCGCAAGGTGCTGGTGCGTGGCAACCACGACTATTGGTGGGGCGACTCGGCGTCGAAGCTGCGCAAGCTGCTCGAGCCCTACAAGACGGTGGAGGGCTTCCTCCACAACAGCTCGGTCATCATCGGCCGGTGGGTGATCGCCGGCACGCGGCTGTGGACCGCGCCCGAGGCCCCGCCCATGCCCGGCGGGGAGATGGGCGATGAGTCCGGGGACGCGGGCTACGTGGAGCGCGAGACGCGCCGGCTGATGACGTCCATCGCGGAGGCGGAGAAGAAGGAGAAGGAGAGCCCCACGCCCCTCACGCGCGTGGTGGCGGTGCACTTCCCTCCCATCTACGCCAACGAGAAGCCCACCGCGTTCCTCGGGCCCATCGAGGCGTACAAGCCCAAGGTGTGCGTCTACGGGCACCTGCACGCCGGAGGCATCCCCGCGGGCTTCACCGGGGAGCGCGCCGGCATCCGCTACGTGCTGGCCTCGTGCGACGCGGCGGGCTTCTCGCCCCTGCTGCTGGACGAGTAG